The proteins below are encoded in one region of Helianthus annuus cultivar XRQ/B chromosome 2, HanXRQr2.0-SUNRISE, whole genome shotgun sequence:
- the LOC110928706 gene encoding protein PELPK1-like → MACYKGSSFIMILLFVTLVSTGGGKRFAEARNLLEVPDLPKPTLPEIPKPTLPVIPKPTLPELPKPIIPEIPKPTLPEVPKPEVPELPKPTIPEIPKPILPEVPKPEVPVVPKPEVPELPKPTIPEIPKPTLPEVPKPEVPVVQKPEVPELPKPTIPELPKPTFPEIPKPELPTLPKPEVPKVPEVHELPKPTIPELPKDFPIPSLPHP, encoded by the coding sequence ATGGCCTGTTACAAGGGTAGTTCGTTCATCATGATATTGTTGTTTGTCACTTTAGTATCAACCGGCGGCGGAAAACGCTTTGCAGAGGCACGTAATCTTTTGGAGGTTCCCGATCTTCCTAAGCCGACACTTCCAGAGATTCCAAAGCCGACACTTCCTGTGATTCCGAAGCCTACACTTCCTGAGCTTCCAAAGCCCATTATTCCGGAGATTCCCAAGCCTACACTTCCCGAGGTTCCAAAGCCTGAAGTTCCAGAGCTTCCAAAGCCGACCATTCCTGAGATTCCCAAGCCTATTCTTCCCGAGGTTCCAAAGCCTGAGGTCCCTGTGGTTCCAAAGCCTGAAGTTCCAGAGCTTCCGAAGCCTACCATTCCTGAGATTCCCAAGCCTACACTTCCCGAGGTTCCAAAGCCCGAGGTCCCCGTGGTACAGAAGCCAGAAGTTCCTGAGCTTCCAAAGCCCACCATTCCCGAGCTTCCCAAGCCTACATTTCCTGAAATTCCAAAGCCAGAGCTTCCAACTCTTCCAAAACCCGAAGTACCAAAGGTTCCAGAAGTCCATGAACTGCCTAAACCCACCATTCCTGAGTTGCCCAAGGACTTTCCTATTCCTTCCCTACCTCATCCATAG